A region from the Lutra lutra chromosome 1, mLutLut1.2, whole genome shotgun sequence genome encodes:
- the LOC125084552 gene encoding 60S ribosomal protein L21-like — protein MTNTKGKRRGTRYMFSRPFRKHGVVPLATYMRIYKKGDIVDIKGMGTVQKGMPHKCYHGKTGRVYNVTQHAVGIVVNKQVKGKILSKRINVHIEHIKHSKSRDSFLKRVKENDQKKKEAKEKGTWVQLKRQPAPPREAHFVRTNGKEPELLEPIPYEFMAS, from the coding sequence ATGACCaacacaaagggaaagaggagaggtacCCGGTACATGTTCTCTAGGCCTTTTAGAAAACATGGAGTTGTTCCTTTGGCCACATACATGCGAATCTACAAGAAAGGTGATATTGTGGACATCAAGGGCATGGGCACTGTTCAAAAGGGAATGCCCCACAAATGTTACCATGGCAAAACTGGAAGAGTCTACAATGTTACTCAGCATGCTGTTGGTATTGTTGTAAACAAACAAGTTAAGGGCAAGATTCTTTCCAAGAGAATTAATGTCCACATTGAGCATATTAAACATTCAAAGAGCCGAGATAGCTTCCTGAAGCGTGTaaaggaaaatgatcagaaaaagaaggaagccaaagagaaaggtaCTTGGGTTCAGCTGAAGCGTCAGCCTGCTCCACCCAGAGAAGCACATTTCGTGAGAACCAACGGAAAGGAGCCCGAATTGCTGGAACCCATTCCCTATGAATTCATGGcatcataa